A stretch of DNA from Lotus japonicus ecotype B-129 chromosome 4, LjGifu_v1.2:
TGATGGTAAGTTCTCAGTAAACTCAGCATTCCATATTCTTAACGATAGAGATGCTACAGAGGAAAATAGGGTCTTTAAATCCCTTTGGAAAATCCCTGCCCCATCGAATGTGATAGCGTTTGGTTGGAGAGCACTCCTTGGCAGATTACAAACAAGAGATAACCTAGTAAAGAGGAATATCATTATTGCAGGTCAGGACAGCCAATGTGTCTTTTGTAATGAAGCAGAAGAAGACTCAAATCACTTGCTGGTTTCCTGTAAATTCGCATGGGAAGTCTGGTCATCTTGCTACCGATGGTGGGGAATCCAATCAGTAATCCCAAATGACTGCTGTGAACACTTTGAACAACATTTCTACCAGGTTAATTGTACCAAGAAAGATGGCTGGATGCTGATTTGGTGCACATGTATCTGGTCTATATGGCTGATGCGAAATGACATTATATTCAAAAATGCAGAATCTGATTTGCTCAAGGTTATGGAGGCTATAAAGTTTGGATCTTGGAACTGGCTAAGGCACAAGAACAAAAGCTTCTCTTACTCTTTCTTTGAATGGAGCAATAATCCTAAAGAATGCTTGGGTGGGGGACATTTCTATCTAAGTTGATATATGACAGCAAGGATTCTAGGATGAGATACTGGGTATGTAATCTGCATAAATAGGATACATAGTCTGGCAGGGATTAAATTGAAATGCTTTTGGCAGGGGAAATTTGAATTATATAGAGAACTTGTGTGCTCTATCTCTTGTACTTTTTCTCCTTGTATCCTAACTCTTgatgtattgggttgaagtaccccttgtacttctatttaATACATTTCTttgtctttcaaaaaaaaaaactctttactTTAGAGGAGCCGGATCCAATTACCTGTTAGCACTGTTTACTTTACTATTTGCATTAAATAAATCCTCCCTGGTTGAGGATGCCTACAAATCACAATTGCATTTAATCATATGACATGCAAAAGAAAAATCAGTTTGGGTAGTTGGAACCACCAATCAACAAGGGGACAAAAGGGATAAACTTCAGCTCAAGTGCACCCTTGACCCCAATTGCTTCCATGGAGAAAAAAACCAACCAAACTTCCAAATTAAACTATGTCATGGTAACTCTAAGGGGTTAGAAATCTTAAAGCCAGATGCTACAAAAACAGGAATCAATTTAAGAACAAACATCCAACAACTTTTACAAAGATGTTCTTTAGAAAATGGCAAAAGAAAAATCAGGTCCTAATATTTTTTATCTCACATTCCATACTAACTATGTAGGCAATGTTCCCATTTCTTTTGCAGGCAAGAAAGATTATGAGAACAAATACCTCAGTCACACAGTTATGGATTATTTCTTCTGAGGATTGCACTGCAGCTCCCCGCAGAAGATCTCTTACAAACCTCAAATATAAGTATGCAGTCGGTGTCGAAACAAACTCGCCGGAGGCAaacatcaaaactcaaaagttaTAAAAACTATAGAGGAAGAGGATCATTATCTCTTTTTCCCACCTAAAACAGAGCTAAATTTGGGCCGTTCAAGCTAGAATTACAAACCACATAGGAAGGATCAAGAATAACAGTAACAGATCATCTCCTCAGAACAAGAGCCTTGACTCATTAATCTCTGTAATACTACACTTCATCAATTAATTATTCTTAGAAAATCCTCCCTGTCACCGCTTCAAGTTCTCTAGCTCATCTTCTCAGACAATTTCTCATTTCTCATTCTAACTAAAAGAACATAGTAGTAATTTGTTAATGATGAGGGCATGAGGCATTTCTTAATTAGTGGTATATcaattggaaaataaaactaaaaaataaaacagcaGAAGTAATCCAGAAATatgatttcaatttttcatcATCTAATTTCACACCACTTCAATACATAAGTAGATGCTAATCTACTACATATGAACAAAACTTTCCAGTGTAAGCTAAAGCTCACTTATTGAAATCAGCTCGCTGGGGATAAAAAGAGCAGAGAGCTAATTTCATAAATCTCAAACTTAGCAACTCAAATAGCCAATGTATGTTACACTATTTACACAAAAAATAAGTATATCTATATTCACAGGAGAAATTGCAAACTCATTCACCAAACTTGATGCAGGGATCGTTCCCGTGGAACTGAGCAACCTTTCAATCCAGAAGTTGTAGTTTCATTGAAATCCTGCAGAACCCTGATGAGGAACCTTGCTTTCTTAGCAGCATGTGAAGTTCCATCAGTAAGAAGCGAATAAAGCAAAGGCATCACCGTGCGATCCTTCACAAGAACCGCCACAACCTCCGCGCCAACATTGACACACAGTGACAGCAACACAGAAGCTGAATGTTCCTTCCCCGCACGAGAAGTCGCCGCAGATTGCAGCATCATAGTGATCAACGGTAACGCCTTGGCTCGAAACACCGCAAGAGCTCCATCAACATTGTCAGCCAGAGCTGCAAGAACAGCTAGAGACTCAGTGATGAGTTCCTCCTTGTCGGAAGAAGCCAAGACATCAAGGAGAACAGGAACAGCACCAGCTTCAAGCACCTTCTGGTGGTTCCTAGGATGCAAGAGTAGCCCAAAAATCGCAACCACCGCGTTCTTTTTTCCGCAGGTTGTTCCTTCCTGAATCAATTCCACCAAAGCTGGAATTGCTTCTGGGTTTTCCCCAATCAATTTTCTGTATTCCTTCACTGAAGAAAGGTAGAACACAGTAGCAGCTGCAATTTGCCTTGCTTCGAGGGTAACCCCATTTTTGAGAACCGAGAGAATCGGTTTCAAACCTCCACTTTCCATTACACTTTCAGGTCCACTCGAGTGCTTGGTGAGTTTCAACAAAGCAGAAATTGCATTCTCTTGTGTGGATTTATCAATAGCATGAGCATCCTCTATTTTCAAAAGCTCAAGCAGTGGTGACACTGCTCCAACTTCAACCAAACACGCCCTGTTGAAAATGCTGGACCTCGCAAGCACGCGAATTTCATAAGCAGCTTTGTTCTTCTGCTCTGTAGTCCCAAACACGAGCCTGTTAGTGAGAAACCACGTCAGAAACTGCACGGCGTGCGCCGCGGCCGGACTACCCGCCGCGACGGTCTTCGTCATATCCCGGCTCCGGTTACTCGATTTCGCAATCGAAATTCCGTTATCCGAGCAGAAATTCTGGATTAGCCTCTTGAGTGTGACATTGGGGACTAACTCTGTTTTCGCTATGCTCTCCCCTGTTTTGGGACAAGTAGTGTTCCCTGCTTTCAGCCATTTGTGAATGGAGGAACGGTCGTAGGTTTGTCCTGTGGAGACAGTCACCGGGTCTGTCATCAATTCAAGGGAAATTGGACACCGGAAATCCTCTGGATTCACGCAACATGTTGTTGTTATCATCTCCGTGCTGCACCTACCTTGAGATTGGTCAGTGTTTGATGGATTCTGACCCAGTTCCAGAGTTTCAAATATCACTCCCCTGCAGTAGCTTAACAACCCCACCAAGCTACTCAGAATCGGAACCTCTCGCTCGTGAAATTCACTGCTCTCAGACTTGACAATCTCTTGTTCCAGGAATTTTATCTCGTTGTCACAATCAAACCATGTCTTGATTTCAAGGTAGTCGAGAATTTCTCGTATGGAACTCACATCCGGTTCGATTCCTCTCTCGAACTGGTGAAGAACAGAATGAACCATTCTTCTAGCACGCTCATCGTTGGGGTCGACATCGAATTTTGCTTTTCTCGCTTGCTTGGCTACCAACTCAACTAGCTCCTTCACTTCATGGCAAACTTGAAACCTCTCCAAAGGCATAATCACGTCTAGAACAGTGGCCACAGTGCGAATGAGTGATCGAAAATGAGAGGCGACGGTGTGAGACTTGGTCAGAATCAAGAGACGAGAACCTTGTAGGGAACAATCTTGTAGCAAGAAGTGAATCTTTTGTAGAGTGAAGTGGAGTTCTGAGAAGGATAGGACTAAAGAATCAGGGATGAGAAACTCACGTTCTTGGAGGAAGATGAGAATGATGCCAATTTGGCGTGTGGTTTCTCTGGCGTTTCTTCGTTGGGTGGTGAAAGATTGGGGTTGGAAATTGCATATGGTTTGTGAGAGTGATAATAGAGAAGTGAGGAGGGTTGCCGGAGATATGCCTTCGCAGGGTTGAACCGCCGGGAATGAGAGAATACGGCGGTCCCTTTGAGTTGTTGTGATGTTGTTAGTCATTGAAGAGAAGCTAATGAAACAGAGAACACACTTTGGTTGGTTGGGGAGTTTGATTAGATTAGGGTTTGATTAGATACTACGTGGAAGGGTTTTGGTTATTATAGGAAGGGTTTGCGTGTGTTTTGCTGACGGGAGAATTTAGTGGACACGTGGTGGTGTATAAGGGCATGAGATTTGTTTGAGTTGACTAAGGAAGATTCATTTGATTAAAAAGATACGTGGATGTGTGAGattgattgttttttttttttaacttggattttgtttatttttgttgttACTTGGGTTGGGGGAAAGGGAATAGGATATGGGTAAAGGGAAGAAGGGAAGCAGGGATATTGAGTGTGATATGATGCTGGTGGGTCCTGGAAACCGACTGGACAGGTGGAGTAATGAAATGCCGGCGTGTGCTGAAGGGAACTTTGACGTCGACGAAGCTGCTGACCTGAATTATTTGAGTgttttaattactaatttttTGAGTTCAAGGTTTAACATGGATAATATCATAATACTTAAGCAGGCTCCAAGTAATCTTGCTTTCAATCTAAATGAAAGGGTACCCATATATATACGTACGCTAACACGTAACAATTAAGGACAGTACTTGTACTTGGTTATTTTTTAGGTTATATACATTCACATTTTACTTACTCTTTTATCTCATTGTCAcacatttttcttcatattttttcaCATCGTatcacttatttttcttttttctcttctactagtgttttttatccgtgcgttgcacggggaatacatctattatatttgataggtcaattaataccttgatcattaaaaatataataaacaactgatgaaatagaagagtatgaaatgatgagcaaagtggacaaaaagtcttaaattaaaacccttgttgcataaattgaacttcgtacaattgaataactaataaaaaaattggttaaccaaatctcaaattatgcaaaacatattagaggatgtggtttaatgatggctaataaacaatagttgatttaatctacaatgaaaaaaagagaaaaaattctttatgtacgtgattatgcgagttcattttttacacaataaaataaactaagtttgactcatatcaacatgaagtcgtttcacattcttcatgagcctaaagacaataacacaaattatagatatgaagaatcaccaataaagcattcataacacattttaatcttagaaaaaaaaagaatgtgccgcgaaatttgttattgtatttgataccttaattaatacttaatgaaggtactttcttgttaaaatatatttcttcccgtaggagaatttaactcctataataatttgtacaaaaaaattaaagtggactatattattatgtagtaaaaaattaacatcaaactttattatattatgtttttcttgtaacaaaaaaaaattctgatgaaatcttattaaaatttatttttatgtagaagtattttcatgtaaaatattcttcctatatataaaagcttttaggctctttcta
This window harbors:
- the LOC130714567 gene encoding U-box domain-containing protein 19-like; its protein translation is MTNNITTTQRDRRILSFPAVQPCEGISPATLLTSLLSLSQTICNFQPQSFTTQRRNARETTRQIGIILIFLQEREFLIPDSLVLSFSELHFTLQKIHFLLQDCSLQGSRLLILTKSHTVASHFRSLIRTVATVLDVIMPLERFQVCHEVKELVELVAKQARKAKFDVDPNDERARRMVHSVLHQFERGIEPDVSSIREILDYLEIKTWFDCDNEIKFLEQEIVKSESSEFHEREVPILSSLVGLLSYCRGVIFETLELGQNPSNTDQSQGRCSTEMITTTCCVNPEDFRCPISLELMTDPVTVSTGQTYDRSSIHKWLKAGNTTCPKTGESIAKTELVPNVTLKRLIQNFCSDNGISIAKSSNRSRDMTKTVAAGSPAAAHAVQFLTWFLTNRLVFGTTEQKNKAAYEIRVLARSSIFNRACLVEVGAVSPLLELLKIEDAHAIDKSTQENAISALLKLTKHSSGPESVMESGGLKPILSVLKNGVTLEARQIAAATVFYLSSVKEYRKLIGENPEAIPALVELIQEGTTCGKKNAVVAIFGLLLHPRNHQKVLEAGAVPVLLDVLASSDKEELITESLAVLAALADNVDGALAVFRAKALPLITMMLQSAATSRAGKEHSASVLLSLCVNVGAEVVAVLVKDRTVMPLLYSLLTDGTSHAAKKARFLIRVLQDFNETTTSGLKGCSVPRERSLHQVW